Below is a genomic region from Ancylomarina subtilis.
GGGGCTGACTTAATGAAAATTGTTTTCAAAATCGATGAAGATGATCCACGTAATCCGGGTGTGATTGCTGACTGTACCGGTGATAATGCCGGGGATAGTGTTGGTCCTACAGCTGATGGCTTTGAAACTTACGGTGTAACCGGTGTTGCTCTAATCACATTCATCATCCTTATGTTTGGCGAAACGGGTATCCTACCTAATGTCGAATTTGCATCCACCCTAATTGTTTGGATTTTTGCCATGCGTGTCTTGATGATTTTTACGTCGGTATTTTCATACCTGATCAATCAAGCCATTGCAAAAGTACGATATGCAAAAGAAGAGCATTTTGATTTTGAAGCACCATTAACTTCATTGGTATGGATTACTTCTATCATTTCGATCATCGTAACTTATGCTTTAAGCTATGTTTTAATCCAGGATTTACCAGAAGGCTTATGGTGGAAACTTTCAAGTATCATTTCGTGTGGTACACTAGCAGCTGCAGTTATTCCTGAATTCACTAAGGCTTTTACAAGCTCCAAATCTCGACACGTGCAAGAAGTGGTGACTGCTTCTCGTGAAGGAGGGGCCTCCTTAACTATTCTATCAGGTATGGTCGCTGGTAACTTCAGTGCATTTTGGAAAGGAATGGTTATGATGGCTCTGATGGCAATGGCATTTTACATCGTTCAGGATTTAAGCCTGTTTGGTGAATATCCTGGTATTTTTGCCTTCGGTCTCGTGGCTTTTGGATTCCTTGGAATGGGACCTGTTACCATTGCTGTTGACAGTTACGGTCCTGTTACAGATAATGCACAATCTGTTTTCGAATTGTCTCAAATCGAGAAAATTCCTAATATCAAAAATGAAATCAATCAAGAATTTGGTTTTGAACCCAACTTTGAAACAGGGAAACACAATCTTGAAGAAAACGACTCAGCAGGGAATACATTTAAAGCAACCGCTAAGCCTGTACTAATCGGAACTGCAGTGATCGGTGCAACCACCATGATTTTTGCAATCATCCTTTTACTTAAAAAGACCATCCTCACCAATGGAGAATCTTTATTACAGATTGAACTCACGGATCCTGCTGTTATTCTAGGTTTGATAACCGGTGGTGCCGTTATTTACTGGTTCTCGGGTGCATCTATTCAGGCTGTTACAACGGGTGCTTACCGCGCGGTAGAATATATTAAAAAGAATATCGATCTGGATAAGACTGAAGCCGATATTGAAGATTCCAAGAATGTTGTGAAAATTTGTACGCAATATGCCCAAACCGGGATGTGGAATATTTTCGCTGTCATCTTGAGTTTGACTTTGGCATTTGCATTCTTTAGTCCGAATTTCTTTGTTTC
It encodes:
- a CDS encoding sodium-translocating pyrophosphatase, giving the protein MKKAFLLPVLGLLLAPINSFASEADLVVPSLKQSVFNGLGGINGWDLLLYGIVVIVLGLLFGMVQFNKIKKLPVHHSMAKVSNIIYETCKTYLLQQGKFLIILFAIIGVAISYYFIALAHMSIPKTLLILLWTVLGILGSYGVAWFGIRINTYANSRTSFAALKKLPFNVMSIPLQAGMSVGLLLICVELIMMIAILLFIPGESAGACFIGFAIGESLGASALRIAGGIFTKIADIGADLMKIVFKIDEDDPRNPGVIADCTGDNAGDSVGPTADGFETYGVTGVALITFIILMFGETGILPNVEFASTLIVWIFAMRVLMIFTSVFSYLINQAIAKVRYAKEEHFDFEAPLTSLVWITSIISIIVTYALSYVLIQDLPEGLWWKLSSIISCGTLAAAVIPEFTKAFTSSKSRHVQEVVTASREGGASLTILSGMVAGNFSAFWKGMVMMALMAMAFYIVQDLSLFGEYPGIFAFGLVAFGFLGMGPVTIAVDSYGPVTDNAQSVFELSQIEKIPNIKNEINQEFGFEPNFETGKHNLEENDSAGNTFKATAKPVLIGTAVIGATTMIFAIILLLKKTILTNGESLLQIELTDPAVILGLITGGAVIYWFSGASIQAVTTGAYRAVEYIKKNIDLDKTEADIEDSKNVVKICTQYAQTGMWNIFAVILSLTLAFAFFSPNFFVSYLISIAIFGLFQAMYMANAGGAWDNAKKVVEVDLKEKNTPLHDATIIGDTVGDPYKDTSSVALNPVIKFSTLFGLLAAEIAIELIVNADKTGGTNFAPYIGVVFLAIGLFFVYRSFYGMRIKTESKTVINKKKPEAKKLETSDVM